One Tolypothrix sp. PCC 7910 genomic window carries:
- a CDS encoding ATP-binding protein, with product MPKPLPNPTLKPNQTTKKAVTESTSDGILLGDKVYWNPTKLPNGHVAIIGASGSGKTQTLKAIAYELTRFISSVRCINIDFHGDLELPGEVCYPLNMESPYGINPLVVDLDTKGGGPSLQAIAVAAILKKALTMGVNQEGLAIDILTTCYKQRGIIQDDPKTWKLEPPTFADVRQEIEARIKDGCKESSKLALKLAAMFEYGIFTRPQPSLDAQIIRFDLSALGKVPGLGAIAAEALIKQLMDSHRIAGEIEDKIPKTFVLIDECKEVKNSKTLNIILADGRKHGLCCIVASQRDAEISKEVIANTATKIILPVDQAEVRSVASRFRFSDNLIANLDPLQALVRMGKDGHKVNIIPYYKRVEL from the coding sequence ATGCCCAAACCATTGCCAAACCCAACACTGAAACCCAACCAAACTACTAAGAAAGCTGTTACAGAATCAACATCAGACGGCATTTTATTGGGGGATAAAGTCTACTGGAATCCTACTAAGCTGCCTAATGGCCACGTTGCAATTATTGGCGCTTCCGGCAGTGGAAAAACCCAAACCCTCAAAGCAATCGCCTACGAGTTAACCCGCTTTATATCGAGTGTACGCTGCATAAACATAGATTTTCACGGGGATTTAGAGCTTCCCGGCGAGGTCTGTTACCCACTTAATATGGAAAGTCCCTATGGCATTAACCCGCTAGTTGTGGATTTAGATACCAAAGGCGGGGGGCCATCACTGCAAGCGATCGCCGTCGCCGCCATTCTCAAAAAAGCCTTGACAATGGGTGTAAATCAGGAAGGGCTGGCTATTGACATCCTAACAACCTGCTACAAACAACGGGGGATTATTCAAGATGACCCCAAAACCTGGAAGCTTGAGCCTCCTACATTTGCTGATGTGCGGCAGGAGATTGAAGCCAGGATTAAGGATGGCTGTAAGGAATCTTCCAAACTTGCCTTGAAACTGGCAGCGATGTTCGAGTATGGAATTTTCACTCGTCCCCAGCCGTCGTTGGATGCTCAGATTATTAGGTTTGATTTATCGGCATTGGGTAAAGTACCGGGGCTGGGTGCGATCGCTGCTGAGGCATTAATAAAACAATTAATGGATTCTCACAGAATTGCTGGGGAAATTGAAGATAAAATTCCTAAGACATTTGTCTTAATAGATGAATGTAAAGAAGTTAAAAATTCTAAGACTTTAAATATTATATTGGCTGATGGTAGAAAACATGGACTATGCTGCATTGTAGCTTCACAACGAGATGCAGAAATAAGTAAAGAAGTCATTGCTAATACTGCTACAAAAATCATTTTACCCGTTGACCAAGCAGAAGTTAGATCAGTCGCCTCTCGCTTTAGATTTTCTGATAATTTAATTGCTAATCTAGACCCACTTCAGGCATTAGTAAGAATGGGTAAAGATGGACATAAAGTTAATATTATTCCTTACTACAAGAGAGTAGAATTATAA
- a CDS encoding metal-dependent hydrolase, whose amino-acid sequence MLGVSHLLISGTATSLLLGTANPTVIAVGAIAGLLPDIDISTSPAGRVLPWVSAFFESKMPHRSCTHSLVASGALAIVGYGVALFNPQFINLVHAITIGYTFGWFADVFTRGGVEMFWPSPVRCVCPGNRNLRLRTGSNAEYFVLVLLIAIALATFNINNSGGVLTQFNRLIASPSGVQHIYNESGSTHLIKANIKGVRTSDRSKVNGQYLIIQAQGTGFLVQADDGRIYKASTEPDSQIFLEEITADVGRPAITNIEAVSLEDEPIGTALEKFNRAGAIVFISGQLSFDTLDGVTLPRDPYQFPFLRATETSITLEAAPLGIVQSKLGEEFGTGQLQVKTINTSIQ is encoded by the coding sequence ATGTTAGGGGTTAGTCATCTACTAATTAGTGGGACAGCGACATCATTATTATTAGGAACAGCCAACCCCACTGTTATTGCTGTGGGTGCGATCGCTGGTCTGCTCCCCGACATTGACATCTCAACTTCCCCGGCGGGTCGTGTCCTCCCTTGGGTGAGTGCGTTTTTCGAGTCAAAGATGCCTCACCGCAGCTGTACACACAGTTTAGTTGCCAGTGGTGCGCTCGCTATTGTCGGGTATGGGGTAGCGCTGTTTAATCCTCAGTTTATTAATCTCGTCCATGCCATAACTATCGGTTACACCTTCGGCTGGTTTGCTGACGTGTTCACCCGTGGTGGTGTGGAAATGTTCTGGCCCTCCCCGGTGCGTTGTGTCTGCCCAGGTAATCGTAATCTGCGGCTGAGGACTGGGAGCAATGCTGAGTATTTTGTATTGGTGTTGTTGATTGCGATCGCTCTTGCAACATTTAATATCAATAACTCAGGAGGAGTGCTAACCCAATTTAATCGCCTAATTGCCTCACCATCAGGTGTTCAGCACATTTACAACGAGTCTGGCTCAACACATCTCATCAAAGCCAATATTAAAGGAGTGCGGACAAGCGATCGCTCTAAAGTAAATGGGCAATATCTAATTATCCAGGCCCAAGGCACAGGCTTTTTAGTCCAAGCTGATGATGGACGAATATACAAAGCTTCCACAGAACCCGATAGCCAAATTTTCCTAGAGGAAATAACGGCTGATGTGGGCCGCCCAGCTATCACTAATATTGAAGCAGTGAGCTTGGAAGATGAGCCAATAGGTACTGCATTGGAAAAATTCAATCGCGCCGGGGCGATTGTGTTTATTTCTGGTCAATTGTCTTTTGACACCTTAGATGGCGTGACTCTACCACGCGACCCCTACCAATTCCCCTTTCTTCGGGCAACAGAAACCAGTATTACTCTAGAAGCTGCTCCCCTTGGAATTGTTCAGAGTAAGTTGGGTGAAGAATTTGGCACTGGTCAGTTACAAGTGAAGACCATCAACACCAGCATTCAGTAA
- a CDS encoding J domain-containing protein, whose protein sequence is MQGIRRVMPTAVNYTTMSENISAHPLTWATIYPRTPQHKREAARFEVNFSTARNDLLNELRLLGAKNLIISSNVPVRQDGLPYARHKEPDDPGVAVYFSIKDKNYALCCDRWLKVKHNLRAIGLHIAAMRGMERWGVGSVEQAFMGYQALPPAVSERNWWEVLGVSPGAADDEIKQAYLKLARQHHPDNGGSDEKMAAINAAYEQAKQTGEKV, encoded by the coding sequence TTGCAAGGAATTAGACGAGTGATGCCTACGGCGGTAAACTACACAACAATGAGCGAAAACATCTCAGCCCATCCCCTTACTTGGGCAACTATCTACCCACGAACCCCACAGCACAAGCGAGAAGCCGCACGCTTTGAGGTTAATTTTTCAACTGCACGAAACGACCTACTCAATGAGCTTAGACTGTTGGGTGCAAAAAATTTGATTATCTCCAGCAATGTACCAGTACGCCAAGATGGTTTACCTTATGCAAGGCACAAAGAACCGGACGATCCAGGCGTTGCTGTTTACTTCAGCATCAAAGATAAAAATTATGCTTTGTGCTGTGACAGATGGCTTAAGGTAAAACACAACCTCAGAGCAATTGGCCTGCACATTGCAGCTATGCGGGGAATGGAACGCTGGGGAGTAGGGAGTGTAGAGCAAGCATTCATGGGATATCAAGCATTGCCACCAGCAGTAAGTGAGAGGAATTGGTGGGAAGTGCTTGGTGTCAGTCCTGGTGCTGCTGATGATGAAATAAAGCAAGCATACTTAAAACTAGCAAGACAACATCATCCAGATAATGGCGGTTCTGATGAGAAAATGGCCGCAATCAACGCTGCCTATGAGCAGGCAAAGCAGACTGGTGAAAAGGTGTAA
- a CDS encoding TolC family protein — protein MEKAIAQTQPPVPIPVTKPNPSAKTPPPPPQPTTVEGQEEKTPDETTQEEEQPQEDLTPEEAQQVDSESDSQLPKTEQNPFNKPSIDAILQREMNDDMWRLLRGGLPCLETSAVCLQQLQEKAITQSPLLKEIDNRIAEANERINEAKARNQKSIQLAILTPALQYLLGPAPVGGQPQKGNGLIDNIAAIFRGDIGIINGLLNVIGIPLFQGTQGGNADAQRNAIAISDIQVKVAELQRSRAQLADTIRDKVAQSLINFDEARTDFQTSQVVASRAVDQFKVFEIRYRRGNSDTETYLTRQNSLDNTKAQTYRAWAKMRRSLFEIKLLVLSVKDAEI, from the coding sequence ATGGAAAAGGCGATAGCACAAACACAACCACCAGTCCCAATCCCAGTAACAAAGCCAAACCCCAGCGCTAAAACTCCACCGCCCCCTCCACAACCGACAACAGTGGAAGGGCAAGAGGAAAAGACACCAGATGAGACAACCCAGGAAGAAGAACAGCCCCAGGAAGACTTAACACCGGAAGAAGCACAGCAAGTTGACTCTGAATCTGATTCACAATTACCCAAAACAGAGCAAAATCCCTTTAATAAGCCAAGTATCGATGCAATCCTGCAACGGGAAATGAATGATGATATGTGGCGACTGCTGCGCGGGGGGCTTCCATGCTTGGAAACGTCAGCGGTGTGTTTGCAGCAGCTGCAAGAAAAAGCGATCACCCAAAGTCCCTTACTCAAAGAAATTGATAATAGAATCGCTGAAGCCAACGAGCGGATTAATGAAGCTAAAGCCAGGAATCAAAAATCTATCCAATTGGCTATCCTCACCCCGGCGCTGCAATATCTTTTGGGGCCAGCACCCGTAGGAGGACAACCACAAAAGGGAAATGGATTAATTGATAATATTGCTGCTATTTTTCGCGGGGATATTGGGATAATTAATGGCTTATTAAATGTCATCGGCATCCCCTTATTTCAAGGAACTCAAGGCGGCAATGCAGATGCTCAAAGAAATGCGATCGCTATATCAGATATCCAAGTGAAAGTGGCAGAATTGCAACGCAGCAGGGCACAATTAGCTGACACAATCCGGGATAAAGTAGCCCAATCACTTATCAATTTTGATGAAGCACGAACTGATTTCCAAACTTCTCAAGTAGTAGCGAGTAGAGCGGTTGACCAATTTAAAGTATTTGAAATTCGGTATCGTCGGGGTAATTCAGATACGGAGACTTATCTAACTAGACAAAACTCACTAGATAATACAAAAGCCCAAACTTATAGAGCTTGGGCGAAAATGAGGCGTAGTTTATTCGAGATTAAGTTGCTTGTGTTGTCCGTCAAAGATGCAGAGATTTAA
- a CDS encoding AAA family ATPase, with the protein MLVTGVAIAINGLNPLSLLVLGVSGALSFVPKFSSKNSTTQNSEPTIENTPELGAFKIYRQAELNRTTASLLANGAILICGEGGSGKSVLASAVVEKLQTDGFMVAFIEPATPKQMLLEIAGQFDIPTEDLEGKSLTADKLKRAIANFLEENTAFLVLDDAHACDAKFRMWLKQLRRSNVPMLLLATDPPRTDIFINIPRIELKPLPERAIREIMVQAAQEREINLKPSELAKLQERAGGNPMLAARAIDEEYLGLEIEGADHRRYFDITPLILLAGIAFVIMRFIGLGTSDQALYIFGGIAAAIFLGLSRLLYNLPKESGRIR; encoded by the coding sequence ATGCTTGTAACTGGGGTAGCGATCGCAATTAACGGGCTTAATCCCCTGTCTTTATTGGTATTGGGGGTAAGTGGAGCGTTATCCTTTGTCCCTAAATTTTCCTCTAAGAATTCGACAACTCAAAACTCAGAACCCACAATTGAGAATACACCTGAGCTTGGGGCATTCAAGATTTACCGACAAGCTGAACTTAACCGGACAACGGCCTCACTACTCGCTAATGGGGCAATCTTAATTTGTGGTGAGGGTGGTAGTGGTAAATCTGTACTAGCTAGTGCAGTGGTGGAGAAACTACAAACTGATGGGTTCATGGTGGCGTTTATTGAACCAGCAACACCCAAGCAGATGCTTTTGGAAATTGCTGGACAATTCGATATTCCTACCGAAGACCTAGAGGGGAAATCATTAACCGCCGACAAACTTAAAAGAGCGATCGCCAATTTCTTAGAGGAAAATACAGCATTCTTGGTGCTGGATGATGCCCACGCTTGTGATGCCAAATTCCGTATGTGGCTAAAACAACTACGGCGAAGCAATGTCCCAATGTTGTTGCTGGCCACCGACCCCCCGCGCACCGACATCTTTATAAATATCCCGCGCATTGAGTTGAAACCCTTACCAGAACGTGCAATCAGAGAGATTATGGTGCAGGCAGCGCAAGAAAGAGAAATCAACCTGAAGCCCTCGGAACTGGCCAAGCTGCAAGAACGCGCTGGGGGAAATCCCATGTTAGCTGCACGGGCTATAGATGAGGAATACTTAGGTCTGGAAATCGAAGGCGCAGATCACCGTCGTTACTTCGATATCACGCCCTTAATACTGTTAGCAGGTATCGCCTTTGTGATCATGCGGTTTATCGGGTTGGGAACTTCGGATCAGGCATTGTACATTTTTGGAGGTATCGCCGCCGCCATCTTCCTTGGCCTTTCCCGCCTGCTGTACAACCTTCCAAAAGAAAGTGGGAGGATACGTTAA
- a CDS encoding patatin-like phospholipase family protein encodes MSDWNPSKIREERQLLLTAEEKEKIRQKLPCSIDDQIYADAVFEGGGVKGIAFLGALRCCSDIGICWKKLAGTSAGAITAALLAADFTIEELEEIIGKLNFMDFLTKKTSPLIFNGDPSDDLDNPLWMIINVEAVAKTGEYSTAPFKKWLQETLSSRNFKTFNDIKDKERELKIVISDISIGQMLVLPDDLITNNSNQDLELDNQLVPKLDIENNKQFEVAEAVRLSMSIPFFFEPGYLGDNVIVDGGVLSNFPLWIYDVNPEMGKPPEWPTFGFRLINQQVQQPSLKTNNTKKMNAIEIFMAIMHTMNVASDRYHLRKSGKNRVIELNDNGIKTTQFNLTDDEKTKLYVDGYNNTKQFFLEKWNWDEHLASRGYSKSKK; translated from the coding sequence ATGTCAGACTGGAATCCATCAAAAATCCGAGAAGAGCGGCAATTACTGCTCACCGCAGAGGAAAAAGAGAAGATTAGGCAGAAATTACCTTGTTCAATAGATGATCAAATCTATGCTGATGCAGTGTTTGAGGGTGGTGGTGTTAAAGGAATAGCTTTTTTAGGCGCATTGCGTTGTTGTAGTGATATAGGGATTTGTTGGAAAAAGTTGGCTGGGACATCTGCTGGAGCAATTACAGCTGCTCTTTTAGCAGCAGATTTTACAATTGAAGAGTTGGAAGAGATAATTGGCAAGTTAAACTTTATGGACTTTTTGACAAAAAAAACTAGTCCATTAATTTTTAATGGAGATCCATCAGATGATTTAGATAATCCATTATGGATGATTATAAATGTTGAAGCTGTTGCTAAAACAGGTGAATATTCTACAGCACCATTTAAAAAATGGTTACAAGAAACTTTATCTTCTCGTAATTTTAAAACTTTTAACGATATTAAAGATAAAGAACGTGAACTTAAAATAGTTATTTCCGACATCAGTATAGGGCAGATGTTGGTATTGCCTGATGACTTAATAACGAACAATTCTAATCAAGACTTGGAATTAGATAATCAGTTAGTACCTAAGCTTGACATTGAGAATAATAAGCAGTTTGAAGTAGCAGAAGCTGTTCGGCTATCAATGAGCATTCCCTTCTTTTTTGAACCAGGATATTTAGGAGATAACGTAATTGTTGATGGAGGAGTTCTCAGCAACTTCCCATTATGGATTTATGACGTAAATCCTGAAATGGGCAAACCTCCTGAATGGCCAACTTTTGGTTTTCGCTTAATTAATCAGCAAGTACAACAACCTTCTCTCAAGACTAATAACACAAAAAAAATGAATGCTATTGAAATTTTTATGGCAATAATGCATACAATGAATGTTGCGAGCGATAGATATCACTTGCGTAAATCTGGAAAGAACCGAGTAATTGAACTTAACGATAATGGAATTAAAACAACTCAGTTTAATCTAACTGATGATGAAAAAACTAAGCTTTATGTAGATGGTTATAACAACACCAAGCAATTTTTCTTAGAAAAGTGGAATTGGGATGAACATTTAGCTAGTCGGGGCTACTCTAAAAGTAAAAAGTAA
- a CDS encoding pentapeptide repeat-containing protein, with protein MLQNFSGQNLRGLSFKGQNLEGANFSYADIRGADFSGANLRGANFSNATAGLQKRWAIFLLCVSWLLAGVSGFISGYIVWLILDIVQGKNQVKLYYGFVSLIVLIVFWITTIRRNIIAGLVVGTIFTVIAINLGFAFTLDINSIIPFAAGLTGAAAGFIGVSVAVAQSIAVAGDFAVVAAGFFAFAASVAIDFLEKFPPPEKFIYSGLLLSFYIAWPAVKRNKSDVWLCSFATYFAASGGTSFRNADLTDTNFSGATLKSTDFRKANLTRTCFHKTKKLDRVHPGTTYLEKAQVRQLLVTRQGQDKNFDRQDLRGVNFQGANLVDASFIGTDLSQANLQDADLSRAKLIQTQLDGTDFTGATLTGAYIEDWGITTDTKFDGVRCEYVYMRLPTKENPDPLRKPDNHKEVFADGEFGDFIKPIFDTLDLYHNQGVDPRAIAISFKQLAENYPDAELEIVAMEKRGQDKFLLRAKTAATADKSQLSAEYFGTYNQIKSLPEREIKLLLAEKDNQIRRLENMVMTALERPSFYAQNYNNQGDTMPQGSKKESNFNLQNAQFGGGLVNADTVNAEQIGGNITNYGQQQQHKEAQTETNNSAVKTILILAANPKNTSQLRLDEEIREIDAGLQRAKKRELFDLKQRWAVRVQDVYQALLDFKPQIVHFSGHGSGDDGLALEDEAGNLKLVDTVALAKLFDLFSTTIECIVLNACYSQVQASAIAQHIPYVIGMNKAIGDKAAVKFATGFYNALGAGEGVEFAYKLGCNVIQLDGIPEHLTPVLIKKQ; from the coding sequence ATGCTTCAAAACTTCTCCGGTCAAAACCTTCGTGGGCTCTCCTTCAAAGGTCAAAACCTTGAGGGTGCAAACTTTAGTTATGCAGATATTCGGGGGGCAGATTTTAGTGGTGCTAATCTAAGAGGAGCAAACTTCAGTAATGCTACTGCTGGACTGCAAAAGCGTTGGGCTATTTTTTTACTCTGTGTTTCGTGGTTACTGGCCGGAGTTTCAGGGTTTATTTCAGGGTATATAGTTTGGTTAATCTTAGATATTGTTCAGGGAAAAAATCAAGTAAAACTCTATTATGGTTTTGTCTCATTAATTGTACTCATAGTCTTTTGGATTACTACTATCCGTCGAAATATAATAGCAGGTTTGGTAGTTGGAACTATCTTTACAGTTATTGCGATCAACCTTGGTTTCGCCTTTACTTTGGACATTAACAGCATTATCCCTTTCGCGGCAGGACTTACCGGAGCAGCCGCAGGATTCATCGGTGTTAGCGTTGCTGTTGCTCAAAGCATCGCTGTTGCAGGAGATTTTGCTGTCGTCGCCGCCGGATTTTTCGCCTTTGCAGCAAGTGTCGCTATAGACTTCCTTGAAAAGTTTCCACCTCCTGAAAAGTTTATATATTCTGGATTGTTACTTAGCTTTTACATTGCTTGGCCTGCTGTAAAAAGAAATAAAAGTGATGTTTGGCTCTGCTCATTTGCCACTTATTTTGCAGCGAGTGGTGGTACAAGTTTTCGCAACGCCGATTTAACCGATACTAATTTCAGCGGAGCGACACTCAAAAGTACAGACTTTAGAAAAGCTAATCTGACTCGCACTTGTTTCCATAAAACTAAAAAACTTGACCGTGTTCATCCTGGAACAACTTACCTAGAAAAAGCACAAGTGCGTCAATTGCTAGTTACAAGGCAAGGACAGGATAAAAACTTTGACCGTCAAGACTTGCGAGGAGTCAATTTTCAAGGAGCCAATTTGGTTGATGCAAGCTTTATTGGTACAGATTTAAGTCAAGCTAACTTACAAGACGCAGATTTATCCAGAGCAAAATTAATCCAAACACAACTAGACGGAACTGATTTCACAGGTGCTACTCTCACTGGAGCCTACATTGAAGATTGGGGCATTACCACCGATACTAAATTTGATGGGGTGAGGTGTGAATATGTTTATATGCGACTTCCCACAAAAGAAAATCCTGACCCCCTCCGCAAACCAGATAACCACAAGGAGGTGTTTGCAGATGGGGAGTTTGGCGATTTTATCAAACCAATTTTCGACACCCTGGACTTGTACCACAACCAAGGTGTTGACCCAAGGGCGATCGCAATTTCCTTTAAGCAGTTAGCAGAGAATTACCCAGATGCTGAACTTGAAATTGTGGCAATGGAGAAACGGGGACAGGATAAGTTTTTACTTCGTGCTAAAACCGCAGCGACGGCTGACAAGTCCCAACTGAGTGCAGAATATTTTGGCACTTACAATCAGATAAAAAGTTTGCCTGAGCGAGAAATTAAATTACTTTTAGCAGAAAAAGATAATCAAATCCGCAGATTAGAGAATATGGTAATGACGGCGCTAGAGCGTCCTAGTTTTTATGCCCAAAATTATAATAACCAAGGAGATACTATGCCACAAGGTTCTAAAAAAGAATCTAATTTCAATTTACAAAATGCTCAATTTGGTGGCGGTCTTGTCAATGCCGATACAGTAAATGCTGAACAAATCGGCGGTAACATTACCAATTATGGTCAACAACAACAGCACAAGGAAGCACAAACAGAAACTAACAATTCTGCGGTCAAAACAATTTTAATTCTGGCTGCCAATCCTAAGAACACCTCACAATTGCGATTAGATGAAGAGATACGAGAAATAGACGCTGGATTACAACGAGCCAAAAAACGGGAACTATTCGACCTCAAGCAACGCTGGGCTGTGCGCGTTCAAGACGTTTATCAAGCACTGTTAGACTTCAAGCCTCAAATCGTCCATTTTAGTGGTCATGGTTCAGGGGATGATGGTTTAGCCCTGGAGGATGAAGCGGGAAATTTGAAATTAGTGGATACTGTTGCCCTGGCTAAACTGTTTGACTTATTCTCCACCACAATTGAATGTATTGTTCTCAACGCTTGTTACTCGCAAGTGCAAGCAAGTGCGATCGCTCAACATATCCCTTATGTTATTGGCATGAATAAAGCGATTGGTGATAAAGCAGCAGTCAAATTTGCCACAGGCTTTTACAATGCACTCGGTGCTGGAGAAGGAGTTGAATTTGCTTATAAACTTGGGTGTAACGTTATTCAATTAGACGGAATTCCAGAACATTTAACTCCCGTACTCATCAAAAAACAGTGA
- a CDS encoding thermonuclease family protein — protein MKIVINVKKILSPALLLASVAALIGAALLSPKTKSFVEAAADSTSPRSMPLSEKWMVTKVSDGDTITVRQTDGQEMKVRLGCIDAPEIPHGKAPGQTLGQESKKNLQRLVDEADGEVMVSVIDTDRYGRKVGEVFTSVKDREKSLNEEQLTSGMAYFYKKYSNCPNREVFERAEAIAQSKRLGVWTGNYQRPWDYRQQYR, from the coding sequence GTGAAGATAGTTATTAATGTGAAAAAAATCCTCAGCCCAGCTTTATTACTTGCCTCTGTCGCTGCTCTTATTGGTGCTGCTCTACTGTCCCCCAAAACTAAATCATTTGTAGAAGCGGCGGCGGACTCCACATCACCCCGTTCAATGCCACTGTCTGAAAAGTGGATGGTGACCAAGGTCAGCGACGGTGACACCATCACTGTGAGGCAAACTGATGGTCAGGAAATGAAGGTTAGGCTTGGCTGCATCGATGCACCGGAAATTCCTCACGGTAAAGCACCAGGGCAAACATTAGGTCAAGAATCAAAGAAAAATCTTCAGCGACTAGTTGACGAAGCAGACGGTGAGGTAATGGTGAGTGTGATTGATACAGATAGGTATGGGCGCAAAGTGGGTGAAGTTTTTACGTCGGTGAAGGACAGGGAAAAGTCGCTCAATGAAGAACAGTTAACTAGCGGAATGGCCTATTTTTACAAAAAATACTCAAACTGTCCTAATCGTGAAGTTTTTGAAAGGGCAGAAGCGATCGCCCAATCTAAGCGCTTGGGTGTGTGGACTGGTAATTACCAACGTCCTTGGGATTATCGGCAGCAGTATCGTTAA
- a CDS encoding NACHT domain-containing NTPase: MPESEDQKEVSNTDLRNSQFGGGLINAETVNAQRIGGDIWNVFFGQQTTPIGNSARPKNERILLAAVKEEVTARLKQSLHNAVLINLGKESQPQQVKRPWDAEIKIGLKPAEPLPDTTTILQVFESEEIAGKLLVLGAPGSGKTTTQLELAQALISRAEEHPEYPVPVLFNLSSWKDDRQSLADWLVTELKSKYGVSTKLGQEWVDNHQLLPLLDGLDELDPQRQELCVLAINQFLTGETRPLYLVVCSRSEEYSNYATQLQLNGAIYLQPLTNSQICDYLTSINYIELWSTISSDLDLLELVKTPLLLSITVLASQGISVEKWQHLNSTADRIQYLLDAYVERMLTRDINSRAFLKNKPPDAKQTLIWLVWLAKQTQRESKTEFLIEEIQPKYLKRKSEKFSYYFLYTLSFFSIFWLSLALIVHDILTIVLSLIFVLFLGVITGLISGLVLGMEPKSIILVEKLTLFPINVDILLFSVFATMLPWMILSLSLKIPLGSFGLTLVIIVGLFYGSLSKEPDRAIENKKVPNQGIWKSAFNAIFLGFIAIVFYGLIYVFTHDEIWWLILEPVWRLVLGLILVLTWGLFYGGDTCIQHFALRLTLYFNGYIPWNYARFLNYCTERLFLQRVGGRYRFIHKLLQDHLAQMEFRRD; this comes from the coding sequence ATGCCAGAGTCAGAAGACCAGAAAGAAGTTTCCAATACTGACTTACGCAACTCTCAATTTGGGGGTGGGTTAATTAATGCTGAGACAGTGAATGCTCAGAGAATAGGCGGTGATATTTGGAATGTTTTCTTTGGGCAGCAGACAACCCCAATAGGCAACTCGGCTCGACCTAAGAATGAACGGATACTATTAGCCGCAGTCAAGGAAGAAGTGACAGCACGATTAAAGCAATCTCTACACAATGCTGTGCTGATTAATTTGGGGAAGGAGTCACAACCTCAGCAGGTGAAGCGACCTTGGGATGCAGAGATAAAAATTGGCTTAAAGCCTGCTGAACCTCTCCCAGATACCACAACAATTTTGCAAGTTTTTGAATCGGAAGAAATTGCAGGTAAACTGTTAGTTTTAGGTGCGCCAGGGTCAGGAAAGACCACCACACAATTAGAACTGGCTCAAGCTTTAATTAGCCGTGCAGAAGAACATCCTGAATATCCCGTTCCAGTTTTATTTAACTTATCTTCTTGGAAAGATGACCGCCAATCTTTAGCGGATTGGTTAGTGACAGAACTTAAATCTAAATATGGTGTCTCAACTAAGCTTGGTCAAGAGTGGGTAGACAATCACCAATTACTACCATTGCTTGATGGTCTGGATGAACTTGATCCACAACGTCAAGAACTTTGTGTATTAGCAATTAATCAGTTTTTAACAGGCGAAACTAGACCGCTTTATTTAGTTGTCTGTAGTCGGAGTGAAGAATATAGTAACTACGCTACACAATTGCAACTTAACGGTGCTATTTACTTACAGCCTTTAACTAACAGTCAAATTTGTGATTATTTAACTTCTATAAATTATATAGAACTATGGTCAACTATCAGTAGCGACTTAGACCTGCTAGAGTTAGTTAAAACTCCCTTACTACTCAGTATTACTGTTCTAGCCTCTCAAGGCATATCCGTTGAAAAATGGCAGCATTTGAACTCTACAGCCGACCGGATTCAGTATTTGCTAGATGCTTATGTAGAGCGGATGCTGACACGGGATATTAATAGTAGAGCGTTTTTAAAGAACAAGCCTCCTGACGCTAAACAAACTCTAATATGGCTTGTTTGGTTAGCTAAACAAACGCAAAGAGAATCTAAAACGGAGTTTTTAATTGAGGAAATCCAGCCTAAATACCTAAAGAGAAAATCTGAAAAATTCAGTTACTATTTTCTTTATACTTTAAGCTTCTTCTCGATTTTCTGGCTTAGTCTTGCCTTAATTGTGCATGATATTTTGACTATTGTTTTATCTCTAATTTTTGTGCTATTTCTGGGGGTGATTACTGGTCTAATTTCAGGGTTAGTCTTAGGCATGGAACCTAAATCAATAATTTTAGTGGAAAAACTCACTCTTTTTCCAATCAATGTAGATATTTTACTATTTTCAGTATTTGCAACTATGTTGCCTTGGATGATTTTATCACTCTCATTAAAGATACCTTTAGGAAGTTTTGGGTTGACTTTAGTAATAATTGTTGGTCTATTTTATGGTTCTCTTTCTAAAGAGCCTGACCGAGCTATAGAGAATAAAAAAGTTCCGAATCAAGGCATTTGGAAGTCTGCATTTAATGCTATTTTTTTAGGGTTTATTGCAATAGTATTTTATGGATTGATTTATGTATTCACACATGACGAGATTTGGTGGCTAATTTTAGAGCCAGTATGGAGACTAGTGTTAGGACTAATATTGGTGCTGACATGGGGTCTATTTTATGGTGGTGATACCTGTATTCAACACTTTGCCCTTCGCCTTACCCTCTACTTCAACGGTTACATCCCCTGGAACTACGCCCGCTTCCTCAATTACTGCACTGAGCGATTATTCCTTCAACGTGTTGGTGGGCGTTACCGCTTCATCCACAAACTGTTGCAAGACCACTTAGCGCAAATGGAGTTCAGGCGAGATTAG